AGCAGGTGCCAGCGAGGTGGGAGCATCCCTGCAAATCCTGAGGATTTCACAGCCcctaccaccccctcccctgcatTATCTCTGCATCGCAAGCCGAAAACAGAAAGCTGGCAGCAAGGCGTCAGGGCGAGGGCATCTTCTTACCAGTCCTGCACTGCGTTGAAAGAGTCCTGGTTTGAGATGTCGTACATCAGTAAGAAGCCCATGGCCCCCCTGTAGTAGGCGGTGGTGATGGTTCGGTATCGTTCCTGGCCCGCTGTGTCCTTAGAAAAAGGCAGCAAAAGGGAGAAGTCAAGGGTAGAAGGGACAGCCAGGCCGGGGAACCCCCAGGAGAGAGCAATGCAGCTCCGAAACCAGTGCATCCGTACCGGAACCTGATTCCCCAGACGTGAGCGGCGCGACTGGCTCGGGCAGTCCTGTGAGAGGAGCAGAGGCCGGGAGTCCTCCAGCTGCCGGCAAATAACAcagctccacacacacagatcaCTTCCTTCCCAGCCGGGAGTGAGAATCCAGGCCCAGGGAGGGAAAGTGACTCCccccaaggtcacacacacacagagagtcagtgacagagccggggattagagctgaggcacagggagggaAAGTGACTCCCCccgaggtcacacacacacagagagtcagtgacagagccggggattagagctgaggcacagggggataaagtgactccccctgaggtcacacacagagagtcagtgacagagccggggattagagctgaggcacagggggataaagtgactccccctgaggtcacacacagagagtcagtgacagagccggggattagagctgaggcacagggggataaagtgtctcaccctgaggtcacacacagagaatcagtgacagagccggggattagaactgaggtacagggggataaagtgactccccctgaggtcacacacagagaatcagtgacagaaccggggattagagctgaggcacagggggataaagtgactccccctgaggtcacacacacagagtcagtgacagagccggggattagagctgaggcacaggggggatAAAGTGTCTCACcccgaggtcacacacagagagtcagtgacagagccggggattagagctgaggcacagggggataaagtgactcaccctgaggtcacacacagagagtcagtgacagagccggggattagagctgaggcacagggggataaagtgactcaccctgaggtcacacacagagagtcagtgacagagccggggattagagctgaggcacagggagggaaagtgactccccctgaggtcacacacagagagtcagtgacagagccggggattagagctgaggcacagggggataaagtgactccccctgaggtcacacacagagagtcagtgacagagccggggattagagctgaggcacagggggataaagtgtctcaccccgaggtcacacacagagagtcagtgacagagccggggattagagctgaggcacagggggataaagtgactccccctgaggtcacacacagagagtcagtgacagagccggggattagaccCTGTCTCTCCCTCGCTTCCTTCTATTTGGTCCCCGTATCTGTTGTTTGTCCCAGCCACCTACGTCAGTTTCCACCTCATCAGTTGCAGGAAATGGAGATCAGTTTAACGCACCAATTAACATTTCCACAGTTGGAAGGTTTTGTTCtccttgtggaaaaaaaaaaaatcagagtgtGGTGCGGGCTTCAGCGTTGGCAAGGAAAGAGCAAAGCTGCCGTCTGACGTCTCCAGCGTCTCTCACGCACAGGGCTCTTGTGACGGAGCCTGGGAGACAAGGCCCGCGTTGCCACAGCAACCTCCTTCCATCCCCATGTCAGAGACGGGCTCCTCGCCCTCCCTCCCCTGTCTCCAAGGCCAAAGGCCTGGCACCTAGCAAACATTTCTCTTTAgagagacagctccttcccttaTTTCTGGGACCGCCGCTGCCCCCTCCACCAGAGGTTTCCGTTCCCCCCTTCATCCATTAGCGGAGGAACATCCTTTCGCAGCCCGCTAATAACACCTTCTATGTAGGTTTCTGCAAGTAATACATAGAGCTTGTGCAGGCCCAGCTTCCAGCCCTAGTACTGCCACCATCTCTCAGTGAGTGACCTTCAGCACGGCGACATTCAGAGCTATGGCACCTGCAGACTCAGCttccaatcccactgctgccaccatctctcagTGAGTGACCTTCAGCACGGCGACATTCAGAGCTATGACACCTGCAGACTCAGCttccaatcccactgctgccaccatctctcagTGAGTGACCTTCAGCACGGCGACATTCAGAGCTATGACACCTGCAGACTCAGCttccaatcccactgctgccaccatctctcagTGAGTGACCTTCAGCACGGCGACATTCAGAGCTATGACACCTGCAGACTCAGCttccaatcccactgctgccaccatctctcagTGAGTGACCTTCAGCACGGCAACATTCAGAGCTATGGCACCTGCAGACTCAGCTTCCAATTCCACTACTGCCACCATCTCTTACTGTGTGACCTGCAGCATGGAATCAAAACAAAGCTGTGACACCTGCAGACTCAGCTTCCAATCCCACTACTGCCTCCATCTCTCAGTGAGTGACCTTCAGCACGGCGACATTCAGAGCTATGGCACCTGCAGACTCAGCTTCCaatcccactactgccaccatCTCTCAGTGAGTGACCTTCAGCACGGCGACATTCAGAGCTATGGCACCTGCAGACTCAGCTTCCaatcccactactgccaccatCTCTCACTGTGTGGCCTTCAGCATGGAATCACACAAAGCTGTGACACCTGCAGACTCAGTTTCCAATCCCACTCCTGCCACCAGCTCTCACTGTGTGACCTGCAGCGAGTAACTTAACCTCTTCCTGGGATCGCAAACGCTTTGGTTAAGGAgcacgtatatgtgtgtgtgggtgtggtaaGTGTGCGTGAGGGTGTTTTCTCATTTGTGGGTGTGCATCTGtggttgttttcctttctttgtcaTTAGTATTTACCTGCTGTTGCTACCATTAATCCTGGTATCCCTGCTCCATGATAATCATCATGTCCTGCAAACCTCAGCCCACCAAAAGGCATAAACCCTAACATCACCTCCCCCTGACACTCTAAGCATCCCTCCATTCAGGCAGGCTgaatccctctctcctcccaactCCCCATCCCTCCCAGAGCCCTGTGCTGACCCACCCCCCCGGGGACAGGTGGGAACCCAGCTCCATGTCAGCATCAAACTCCATGCAGGGTTAGGTTTTCTCACTCCCAACTCCCTGCTTACAACAAGTGGAGGTAGCAAGAGATTAATCCTTCCCTGCCCACTGAAGGCAGGAAGCCCCCACAGCAGGCAGAGTAAAACCCAGGCCCGGCTCGGCTTCTCCCTACTGACATGGAGCTATATGGTAACCCTAGCTGAGGGGTATATATGCTCTCATGGGCGTAGCCCGAATCTCCACACCCCTTGGGTACACGGAGTGAGTGAGTCAGCGTGGACTTTACCAGAGAAATCTCTTACTTCCACGAGCCGGAATCTGTCAACTTgacctcccttcttcctgttcccAGGCCCAGGCGGAGCAAGGGCAGATCTGATCCCTGCAGAGCAGGGACTAGAGACAAATACAGGTCAGTGTGCTGTGTGTACAGATACCTGTATCAGTGCACACGTGTTGTATGTCTGTGTGGGCTGTGCGTACACGTGTTCCTGCATGTGAGTGtgctctgtgtgtgagtgtgcatacgCGTTCCTGCATGTGAGTGtgctctgtgtgtgagtgtgcacacGTGTTCCTGCATGTGAGTGTGCTCTGTGTGCACACTTGTATGTCTGTGTGGGCTGTACGAACATGTGTTCCTGCATGTGAGTGtactctgtgtgtgagtgtgcacatGCGTTCCTGCATGTGAGTGGGCTCTGTGTGCACACGTGTTGTATGTCTGTGTGGACTGTGAGTACATGTGTTCCTGCATGTGAgtatgctctgtgtgtgtgtgtgtgcacatgcgttCCTGTATGCTGTGTGTGCGTGCTGTGCATACACATGTTCCTGCATGTGAgtgtgctctgtgtgtgtgtgtgcacacgcaTTCCTGCATGTGAGTGTGCTCTGTGTGCACACTtgttgtatgtctgtgtgtgtttgcacaTGTGTTCCTGCATGTGAGTGTGCTCTGTGTGCACACGTGTTGTATGTCTGTGTGGGCTGTGTGTACATGTGTTCCTGCATGTGAGTGtgctctgtgtgtgagtgtgcacatGCGTTCCTGCATGTGAgtgtgctctgtgtgtgtgtgcacacgcgTTCCTGCATGTGAGTGTGCTCTGTGTGCACACTtgttgtatgtctgtgtgtgtgtgcacatgtgttcCTGTATGCTGTGTGTGCAGGTACctgtatcagtgtgtgtgtgtgctgtgcatACACGTGttcctgcaggaggaggagtgcACGGCGTTACTCCTCCTCTCccgcctccctcttccccctcccactcTCGAGCGCCCTGGgcacgtgcccccccccccccaccccctcacgcCGGGCACTCACCCAGATCTGCAGCTTGACCCTCTTCTCGTTGCGGTACACCGTCTTGACCTTGAAGTCGATGCCCACGGTGCTGACGAAGGCGGAGGTGAAGGAGTCGTCCGCGTAGCGGAAGAGGAAGGACGTCTTGCCCACGCTGCTGTTGCCGATGATCAGCAGCTTGAACATGTAGTCAAAGTTCTGGTCGGCGGCATCTTTCTGGGTCTGCCGGGCGTCGTTGGCAGAGGCCATCTGAGGACAGAGAAGCGGGCACACAGGGGCCGGCTGGTGAGAGCGATGCCTTCAGGCCCTGGCCCTgccattctctctcctctcataTCATTATTCAGTCAGGCGAGGGGGGGTCACCCGCCAGAAAAGGCCAAGGACATTTTAACGGGTTCGGGCTCCTGCTTGATTCCAGGGACGACTGCTGGGGAACGGGTcaactgcttcaacgacagggggaatgaagaaaagaggatttatattcaaacaaccaacaaggactgaattgcacggGCTGGGTAAACAAGGGTGGGAGTagcttgcgggggggggggggggggggaagggaaatagaaccaaaaagttacttaaaagggccaagagtaacagaaaagtatgaaaaaaaaaccaagtgtgaaagcttgctgggcggactggatgaGCCGTTCGGTCTtcctctgccgtcatttctatgtttctatgataagcAGGGGTGACTGCTGAGGGCGAGGCAAGGAGCAGGTGAAAGCTGGGGGCAGTGACGGGGGAGGAGGCGAGGGTTAACGTGGGCTGATGAGGGGGGCACCCGGGCGGGGTGtgggtgaatgctggaggtgATAGTGGGGGGAGCTGGGGCAAGATATCACTGTCTCAGGCAGGAGAAGACAGGACTCGTGAGGGACCCTGGCACATGCAGGAAGGCAGGGGGCTGGCGAGGGAATTTCATCACAATaggatactctctctctctctctctctctctcatgagatGTCACAGGCCGTCCACGCCGTCCTCGACTTTCATAAACGCCAGACCCTATACAGGCCGTGACCTTAAACCATTCGGCTCCTCAGCCGCAACATTTCAGCCACAAATGCCATCTTCATGGAAACAGACAGAAAGGCCCTTTAACATCTTCCTGaattttggaagggggggggggtgttcttccTTCATATTTCGCCGAAGAGTATTTGCAAAGCTCGGGAACCCTTTCGCGAGATTCATCTCCAGACGGATAATCCTGAATGACGGAAGATCTCAAGGCGCCTACCGGGGCGATGAAGCTCGAGAGCCGCCCGAAGGCTTAACGTCAGGATTTCAAAGCAGATCCCTCCGTTTAACGGGAAGCCGAGGCGTGAGTCCTTCAGGACCGGGTGATGATATCTGCTCAGGAATGGGAGTCCCGGCTCCCATCCCCGCGGTGGGATCCTGAACGAGTTGTGAGGCCTTTATAAAGAGTTTTTTTTGTGGGAGACCGAGGGTATCGGGCGTTACAATAATCTGGTGAAGGCAATGCTGGAGAATGCACGAGCGTTCTTAAAACCAAACTCGCTCTTCGCAGCATCGTGTAATTTCAAGCAGGCCCCTTGCATTGCTTGAAATTGCTTGCAAGCTTCGAATCCACAATGACCCCAAGGTTCCTTGGCCTCTATCACCCTCGGGTTTCTTTTCACTTCATCTACGACCAGAGACTGAGGAGCACATGAGTCGGGGAAATCCAGCTTAACTATAAGATttctctttttcacaaatttaggagcaatctgggtttttttttgttacgcAATCCTTAAGGGTCATCAGAGAGTTCAAACCTTCTTAAGAGGACGGTCAATCCAGTCAGTGATTGGGACAAAGGACTGAAGATCGTCGGCAAAAACAAAAGACGATACCCCTACATCCAACTGAGACAAAAATACAACAGATTGGGGCAATATAGACATTAAAGAAGGAAGCCGATAAGGCCAAACCTTGAGGTACCTCGGTACAAAGCTGGAATTCATCGTTTTATCCCTGGAACATAAATTGATATCGATCcctcagaaaagaagaaaactatTTCAGAATAGTATTTCCTATCCCTATATCAGCAAAACGCTTGATGAGAATAGAATGATCAATAGGGCTGAAGGCTGCTGTTAAGTCTAAAATGACAAGGAAAAACCGAAATACTCCTGCCTATGCCACAAGATAGCAAGGGAATGCCCCTATCTCACCTCTGAGAGCTCAAGTGCAAGACCTAGTGCTACAGGTGTGCTGCCAGGGCATACACCTCAGACATGTGCATGTATATTACCCAAGAACGTAACATGtgccatcccctgatccctccagtccaaGAGGTGACAGCTCTGTATCCCCTGcacccctgcccccatcccctgatcctgccagacctagaggtgacaggctctgtatccctgctcccatcccctgatccctccagtcctagaggtgacaggctctgtatccctgctcccgtcccctgatccctccagtcctagaggtgacaggctctgtatccctgctcccgtcccctgatccctccagtcctagaggtgacaggctctgtaaccctgctcccatccccctgatccctccagtcctagagataaCAGGCTcggtatccctgctcccgtcccctgatccctccagtcctagaggtgacaggctctgtatccctgctcccgtcccctgatccctccagtcctagaggtgacaggctctgtatccctgctcccatcccctgatccctccagtcctagaggtgacaggctctgtatccctgctcccatcccctgatccctccagtcctagaggtgacaggctctgtatccctgcacccatcccccgatccctccagtcctagaggtgacaggctctgtatccctgctcccgtcccccgatccctccagtcctagaggtgacgggctctgtatccctgctcccgtcccccgatccctccagtcctagaggtgacgggctctgtatccctgctcccgtcccctgctccctccagtcctagaggtgacgggctctgtatccctgctcccgtcccctgatccctccagtcctagaggtgacgggctctgtatccctgctcccatcccctgctccctccagtcctagaggtgacgggctctgtatccctgctcccatcccctgatccctccagtcctagaggtgacaggctctgtatccctgctcccatcccctgatccctccagtcctagaggtgacgggctctgtatccctgctcccatcccctgatccctccagtcctagaggtgacgggctctgtatccctgctcccgtcccctgatccctccagtcctagaggtgacgggctctgtatccctgctcccgtcccctgatccctccagtcctagaggtgacgggctctgtatccctgctcccatcccctgctccctccagtcctagaggtgacgggctctgtatccctgctcccatcccctgatccctccagtcctagaggtgacaggctctgtatccctgctcccatcccctgatccctccagtcctagaggtgacaggctctgtatccctgcccccatcccctgatccctccagtcctagaggtgacaggctctgtatccctgctcccatcccctgatccctccagtcctagaggtgacaggctctgtatccctgctcccatcccctgatccctccagtcctagaggtgacaggctctgtatccctgctcccatcccctgatctctccagtcctagaggtgacaggctctgtatccctgctcccgtcccctgatccctccagtcctagaggtgacaggctctgtatccctgctcccatcccctgatccctccagtcctagaggtgacaggctctgtatccctgctcccatcccctgatctctccagtcctagaggtgacaggctctgtatccctgctcccatcccctgctccctccagtcctagaggtgacaggctctgtatccctgctcccatcccctgatccctccagtcctagaggtgacaggctctgtatccctgctcccgtcccctgatccctccagtcctagaggtgacaggctctgtatccctgctcccgtcccctgatccctccagtcctagaggtgacaggctctgtatccctgctcccgtcccctgatccctccagtcctagaggtgacgggctctgtatccctgctcccgtcccctgatccctccagtcctagaggtgacgggctctgtatccctgctcccatcccctgctccctccagtcctagaggtgacaggctctgtatccctgctcccgtcccctgatccctccagtcctagaggtgacgggctctgtatccctgcacccatcccctgatccctccagtcctagaggtgacgggctctgtatccctgctcccatcccctgatccctccagtcctagaggtgacgggctctgtatccctgctcccatcccctgatccctccagtcctagaggtgacgggctctgtatccctgctcccgtcccctgatccctccagtcctagaggtgacaggctctgtatccctgctcccatcccctgatccctccagtcctagaggtgacaggctctgtatccctgctcccatcccctgctccctccagtcctagaggtgacaggctctgtatccctgctcccgtcccctgctccctccagtcctagaggtgacagactccgtatccctgctcccatcccctgatccctccagtcctagaggtgacagactctgtatcctgctcccatcccctgatccctccagtcctagaggtgacaggctctgtatccctgctcccgtcccctgctccctccagtcctagaggtgacaggctctgtatccctgctcccatccccctgatccctccagtcctagaggtgacaggctctgtatccctgctcccatcccctgatccctccagtcctagaggtgacaggctctgtatccctgctcccgtcccctgatccctccagtcctagaggtgacaggctctgtatccctgctcccatcccctgctccctccagtcctagaggtgacaggctctgtatccctgctcacGTCCCCTGatacctccagtcctagaggtgacaggctctgtatccctgctcccgtcccctgatccctccagtcctagaggtgacaggctctgtatccctgctcccgtcccctgatccctccagtcctagaggtgacaggctctgtatccctgctcccatcccctgatccctccagtcctagaggtgatgggctctgtatccctgctcccatcccctgctccctccagtcctagaggtgacaggctctgtatccctgctcacGTCCCCTGatacctccagtcctagaggtgacaggctctgtatccctgctcccatcccctgatccctccagtcctagaggtgacaggctctgtatccctgctcccgtcccctgatccctccagtcctagaggtgacaggctctgtatccctgcacccatcccctgatccctccagtcctagaggtgacgggctctgtatccctgctcccatcccctgatccctccagtcctagaggtgacgggctctgtatccctgctcccatcccctgatccctccagtcctagaggtgacgggctctgtatccctgctcccgtcccctgatccctccagtcctagaggtgacaggctctgtatccctgctcccatcccctgatccctccagtcctagaggtgacaggctctgtatccctgctcccatcccctgctccctccagtcctagaggtgacaggctctgtatccctgctcccgtcccctgatccctccagtcctagaggtgacaggctctgtatccctgcacccgtcccctgatccctccagtcctagaggtgacagactctgtatccctgctctcatcccctgctccctccagtcctagaggtgacaggctctgtatccctgctcccatcccctgatccctccagtcctagaggtgacaggctctgtatccctgctcccatcccctgatccctccagtcctagaggtgacaggctctgtatccacACGGGCAGTGCAtttgatggtccttctccagtgtGGAGATTTTCTTAGCTTACTGGGTGCTGTTTATTGAGTGGGAAGGTGCTGCTGGGACTGACGCCTTCTGTCTTTCTCTTTATCCCATGCTGATGTTTGCTGAAGATTTAGAGAAAGGCTCCTAGCACCTTGGCAGCCGAGGATGTCTCGGAAAAGGGGGAAGGGCGGAAGAGATGGAACGGATAAGGGGCAGAGTCCTCTGAGAGATCAGGCACGGCTCCTCGCGTGGATCAGTGGCCCTGGGCGCTAAGGGACATGAATGGGGACCCCCGTCTTTTCAGCCTCTGGCCGCCCAGTGCAGCCTGTAAATTAGCGGCTGCTTTAACAGGGAGGACTGCGCTGGGGAACGCCTGCGACGGGTGCCCTGAGTTACAATGGGTGCACGTCCCTTCGTGCCTCTGCGGAGGGTCCACGGGGCCTTGGGACATTTCCCGCTTTATTTTAAAACGCTTGCGCACACCGATTCGCCGAAGATCCCCTGACACGACCGTATTTCTTCTCCCCTCCGGTTCGGAAACCTCCAAAGTTTAACAATCAAGCCCAGCGAACGTGCATCTCAAATCAGTGGCGCTCTTGCAGCGCAAGCACTAGAATTGCACTGCGTATAGCAAGGATTCGAGTAAGAGGAACCACACGgggcagtaattttttttttcaatttctctgGAGCAATCGACCTCGCGGTTTCACTTGacaccagctccggggctggcgtcGGGGGGTAGTAGCTAATGGCCTCGTCTGCATGGCATTTATACACGTGATGAGCGCCGTTAGCTGCCCGTGAGCTCGGAGGCgccaatccccttattgcattgggcgtCGGCACGGCGCGTCCGAAAAACGCCCGTCCAGCTGCGCGTGGGCCGGTGGAGCTGGGCTGAGCGCACTCTGCTGCTGCTTTGGCCTCCGGTGTGACACCGGCTCTTAAACCTGAACTGAATCAGGGGCAGGTGAAGAGCCCTGAGATCCTCCGCAGGGCGTCGGCACAGAATGTGGTTTCCCCCGGGTCACCTTTCCTGTTCTGATCCTGACAAACCAGTCTGAATGAATCACACAGGTCAGCCGCAGTGCGTGTCGGAAGGGAGCCTGTGGTGCGGCTCTCATACTGGCACCGTACGCTCCTTCATGCCGCAGTGTATCTCACCGCATGCTCcatcatgtgtatatatatatatataatacacagAGCCCCCAAAAGTGCTGCCTGCCTGTTGGCGACTGGTGAGGTGATATGAGACATCATCCCGCCAGCTGCTGAGGAGAATGCGTGCGAAATTCAGAATCCATGCGCGTATATTTCGAGCTCTGCACGTAGCCCAGAGGGCGTAGGCCCGGGTATGCTCTGCCCTGAGCCTTCAGACACGCTCGATCTCCTGGCTCACTGCACGGTGATGGCAGCGGAGCTGCGGGACATTGAGGCTGGGAGGATTCccagaggatgctgggctgcctGCTGGGTGCTGGATGGGAAGGAGGCCAGGAGGCGTGCGGCCTGGAAGAGTGATCCGCAGGCCAGTGGGATTGGAGGGAGCCTGAGAAGTGGGTGGAAGGGGAGTAGAGGAGACATGCTTTGGTCAGGTCAGGTGGAGAgtggtggagaggggaggggaggggtgagtggtGGGATGAAGCTGATAGCtgggggctggggtggggagataCTCAAAATTACAACAGGGGTGAAGGTGATGTTGAGAACAGGACATTGCAGGGGCCTGGAATGTGACTAGGAACCTCTGGGAAATTTCACTGGGTATCAGCTAGTTATATCGTAATATCTCATATTACATCGTATTCAGCAACCTAATCATATCTTGTCACATCATACACTCCATTATATCATAATGTATCACACAATATGCAGCATTATATCATAGTGTATCTCACTGCAGACTCCATTCTATCATGTCATAATAACACCATGTACTCCATTATTTCATATTGCCTTATATCACACCGTGTGCTCC
The Rhinatrema bivittatum unplaced genomic scaffold, aRhiBiv1.1, whole genome shotgun sequence DNA segment above includes these coding regions:
- the LOC115082343 gene encoding ras-related protein Rab-3D gives rise to the protein MASANDARQTQKDAADQNFDYMFKLLIIGNSSVGKTSFLFRYADDSFTSAFVSTVGIDFKVKTVYRNEKRVKLQIWDTAGQERYRTITTAYYRGAMGFLLMYDISNQDSFNAVQDWATQIKTYSWDNAQVILVGNKCDLEDDRVIPAEDGKRLADELGFEFFEASAKENINVKQVFERLVDIICEKMNESLDANSSPVSNSKNANLSETPPQQSNSCSC